The following proteins come from a genomic window of Geminicoccaceae bacterium SCSIO 64248:
- a CDS encoding protein meaA translates to MVDAPWLFRTYAGHSSAEATNALFRANLAKGQTGLSVAFDLPTQTGYDADHVLAWGEVGRVGVPVSHLGDMRTLFAGIPQATMNTSMTINATAAWLLALYIAAAETDGTPRAVLAGTTQNDIVKEYLSRGTYIFPPRPSLRLIADVVAFTGAEMPKWNPVNVCSYHLQEAGATPVQEMAYALATAIAVLDEVRARGEVEEADFPRVAGRISFFVNAGLRFVTEMCKMRAFTELWDAITRERYGVDDPGYRRFRYGMQVNSLGLTEQQPENNVYRILLEMLAVTLSKNARARAVQLPAWNEALGLPRPWDQQWSLRMQQILAYETDLLEFDDLFDGSHAVAARVGELKAATLDELARIEAMGGALAAVEAGYMKERLVESSALRLSAIATGAQKVVGVNCYTETAPSPLAGGSDGGFLSVDPRAEAEQIDRINIFRGERDASAVAAALAELRAAACEDRNVMPPSIACARAGVTTGEWGQVLREVFGEYRAPTGVSGAAAPSQDGFAPVRAQVEAVSRRLGRRLKMLVGKPGLDGHSTGAEQIAVAARDCGFEVVYEGIRLTPARIVNAALEEGVHVIGLSILSGSHVGLVEDVLARMARLELTDVPLVVGGIIPPADADALREKGVAAVYTPKDFSVSAIMADIVGIIDLKLKEPA, encoded by the coding sequence ATGGTTGACGCGCCCTGGCTGTTTCGCACCTATGCCGGCCACAGCTCGGCCGAGGCGACCAACGCCCTGTTCCGAGCCAACCTAGCGAAGGGCCAGACCGGGCTGTCCGTCGCCTTCGACCTGCCGACCCAGACCGGCTACGACGCCGACCACGTCCTGGCGTGGGGCGAGGTCGGCCGGGTCGGCGTGCCGGTCAGCCATCTCGGCGATATGCGGACCCTGTTCGCCGGCATCCCGCAGGCGACCATGAACACCTCGATGACGATCAACGCCACGGCCGCCTGGCTGCTGGCGCTCTATATCGCCGCGGCCGAGACGGACGGCACGCCGCGCGCGGTCCTGGCCGGCACGACGCAGAACGACATCGTCAAGGAATACCTGTCGCGCGGGACCTACATCTTCCCGCCGCGGCCGTCGCTTCGCCTGATCGCCGACGTGGTCGCCTTCACCGGCGCCGAGATGCCGAAATGGAACCCCGTCAACGTCTGCTCCTACCATCTGCAGGAAGCGGGCGCGACGCCGGTCCAGGAGATGGCCTACGCCCTGGCGACGGCAATCGCCGTGCTGGACGAGGTGCGCGCCCGTGGCGAGGTCGAAGAGGCCGATTTCCCGCGCGTGGCCGGCCGGATCAGCTTCTTCGTCAATGCCGGCCTGCGCTTCGTCACCGAGATGTGCAAGATGCGCGCGTTCACCGAGCTGTGGGACGCGATCACGCGCGAGCGCTACGGCGTCGACGACCCAGGCTATCGCCGTTTCCGCTACGGCATGCAGGTCAACAGCCTGGGCCTGACCGAGCAACAGCCCGAGAACAACGTCTACCGCATCCTGCTCGAGATGCTGGCCGTGACGCTGTCCAAGAACGCGCGCGCCCGCGCGGTGCAGCTGCCGGCCTGGAACGAGGCGCTGGGCCTGCCCCGGCCCTGGGACCAGCAATGGTCGCTGCGCATGCAGCAGATCCTGGCCTACGAGACCGACCTGCTCGAGTTCGACGACCTGTTCGACGGCAGCCACGCCGTCGCCGCCCGGGTCGGCGAGCTCAAGGCGGCGACCCTGGACGAGCTCGCCCGGATCGAGGCCATGGGCGGCGCCCTGGCCGCGGTCGAGGCCGGCTACATGAAGGAACGCCTGGTCGAGAGCAGCGCGCTGCGCCTGAGCGCGATCGCGACCGGCGCGCAGAAGGTCGTGGGCGTCAACTGCTACACCGAGACCGCGCCCTCCCCGCTTGCCGGCGGCAGCGACGGCGGCTTCCTGAGCGTCGATCCGCGGGCGGAGGCGGAGCAGATCGACCGGATCAACATTTTTCGTGGTGAACGCGACGCCAGCGCGGTGGCGGCCGCGCTGGCTGAATTGCGCGCCGCCGCCTGCGAGGACCGCAACGTCATGCCGCCCTCGATCGCCTGCGCCCGGGCCGGGGTCACGACCGGCGAATGGGGCCAGGTGCTGCGCGAGGTGTTCGGCGAATACCGCGCGCCGACCGGCGTGAGCGGCGCGGCGGCGCCTAGCCAGGACGGCTTCGCGCCGGTGCGGGCGCAGGTCGAGGCGGTGTCGCGCCGGCTCGGCCGGCGGCTCAAGATGCTGGTCGGCAAGCCCGGCCTGGACGGCCACTCGACCGGCGCCGAGCAGATCGCGGTCGCCGCGCGCGACTGCGGCTTCGAGGTCGTCTACGAGGGCATAAGGCTGACGCCGGCGCGGATCGTCAACGCCGCGCTCGAGGAGGGCGTGCACGTGATCGGCCTGTCGATCCTGTCCGGCTCGCATGTCGGCCTGGTCGAGGACGTGCTGGCGCGCATGGCGCGGCTGGAGCTGACCGACGTGCCGTTGGTGGTGGGCGGCATCATCCCGCCCGCCGACGCCGACGCCCTCCGGGAGAAGGGCGTGGCCGCGGTCTACACGCCCAAGGACTTCTCGGTCAGCGCGATCATGGCCGACATTGTCGGCATTATCGATTTAAAGTTGAAAGAACCAGCTTAA